TTAGCGGTTACCATGGGAAGTTTCCTGGTGGCCTGCGACCAAAATACAGGAACTGAAACACCAATTGGCGTGCCAGAGGAAGAGAGAGGCCTGGTACAGGAAGGGGGAGAAGTACAAAACGCAAGCACAACAACTTACGACGACACCCGAAATTGGGTAACCACCAACACCGCCCGTGCCGATGAAGTGACAGAGGACGAGTTCAAGCGAATGCGTTCTGAGTACCAGCGCCGTGAAGCCGAGTTGGATCAGCAAAAAGTAAACTGGGATGACGATACCCGCGAGAAATGGGAGAGAACGAAGCAGGAGTGGAGTGGTTTCGAAAACAGCGTGCAGCAGCGACTGGGGAACATTGATGTGGATGCGGATATAGATGTACAGCGCGAGAATAACTAATATTCCACTCGTAACTCTACCAGATAATTATACAGCAAGAGCCGCTGCAATATTCTTTGCAGCGGCTCTTGCCATTTAGGCAGTTCTAGCTAAACTTACCTGAATGTTTCCTTGAAGAGATTATAGAGCATAGTTTATACTTGCTAAAAGGGCAGGGGCAGACGCGATTGGTAGGAGAGGATATTCCTTGCGAGCAGCGTTGGTTGTGGAGCAGCCGTAGGTTAAGCGGACTTATTTCCCTATCTTTGTGAAAGAGGAGCGCTTCACATATTTTTGTGAGGAGTGCTTTGGAAATTAATTGTAAAGGATATACCTTTGCAGACTAATTCAGGAAACGGAATCAAAAGATTTAATATTATAGAATAACATGGCTAACCATAAGTCGGCATTAAAAAGAATCAGAGCGAACAACGCTAAACGTCTTCGTAACAAGTACCAGGCGAAAACTACCCGTACTTTTATCAAGAAGCTAAGAAGCACTACTGACCAGACCGAGGCGCAGGAACTGTACAAAACTGTTTCTTCAATGCTTGACCGTCTGGCTAAGAAAAACATCATCCACAAAAACAAAGCAGCGAACAACAAGTCTAAACTGGCTAAGTTCGTAAATAGCCTGGCAACAGCAGCTTAATTTTTGCTGGTATCTTATCAGAAGCCTTACACGCCATGTGTAAGGCTTTTTGTGTTTAAGGTGAATAAGTGGAATCTATACCTTCCGTTGTAAACCCACCCCTGCCCCTCAGAGGAGGGGAATAGTCAGCAGTAGAAGCGTCAATGTTTCGTAATAGTAGAACACCCCTATAGTCCCCTCAAGGGGACAGCTATACTTGTTGCATGGCTACTGCTGTAGCTATATGAAATGATTCCAATCCTTGGGTTGAGCGCCTTGTGCATGTTGCGGTGCCCTGCAGGGGCAGCCCGCAGCGGAGCGAGGAGCAGCTTCAATACACAGCGCGATGCCCGAGGACGGGGCCTCGCGGCCGTGAGCGCTCCAAAGCTTGAAGCGAAGCGTTTAGGGTTTGGGAGCTGGAGGATAAGCGGCAGCTAGAAAGAATAGCTTGGCTGAAGTTGCGTTAATCACTTGATCTCTACAGAATTTTAGATAGATCTCTCATTACATTCGAGATGACAATAGCGGCAACCGGAATGATAAGCCAAAAACAAAGAGGGCCTGAAGCTACTGCTTCAGGCCCTCTCTTATAAAGTATAAAAGAGTATACTTACGCTACACTCAGCTTAATCATGTTCGTGCGCTTCTGCTCGTTGATCGGCATACTGGCCGTGTTGATGAACACATCGCCTTTCTTGATGAAGC
Above is a window of Pontibacter akesuensis DNA encoding:
- the rpsT gene encoding 30S ribosomal protein S20 codes for the protein MANHKSALKRIRANNAKRLRNKYQAKTTRTFIKKLRSTTDQTEAQELYKTVSSMLDRLAKKNIIHKNKAANNKSKLAKFVNSLATAA